A window of Limosilactobacillus reuteri genomic DNA:
AATCAAGAAAATGGATGGTCAATTAGCCAGTTGTGTAAAATAGCTGATTCTTCGCGAGATGGTTATTACAAATGGCTCAATCGAAAGCCAAGTCGATATCATAATGAGCAAGCAGAGTTACTTGAAGCGATTGTAGAGTTAGAAGAAGAACATAATTGGACGCTGGGATATTTAGCGATGACTACACAGTTAAGCTTTGAAAACCGTTTAAGCTTTACCGCTGGATTAAAACGAATAACTAATTGCATGCGTAAGCATGGAATTAGAGCAAATATTAGGAAGAAGAAGCGCAATCGAATTCAACGCCATGAAGAATACATCAATGACAACTTATTGCAGGGACAATTCGACCGTGAAACTAAAAATGAAGTGTGGGTTACCGACACAACGGAAGTTGCCTACGGCGAACACACACTTCATAAAGTACGAGTACACGTTATTTTAGATTTATATGGTCGTTACGCTTTAAGCTACAATATTTCAGACACAGAAACTTCATCAGCAGTAATTGAAACCTTTAATCGTGCTTTTACGGTTGAACCTGATGCGCAACCAATGGTCCATACTGACCGCGGATCAGCTTACTGCTCAAGTATGTTCAACGACTACTTAGCCTCTAAAAATTGTATTCATAGTATGTCACACCCCGGTCATCCTTGGGAAAACTCCCCCATAGAGCGTTGGTGGAATGACTTCAAGCTAATCTGGATTAACAAACATAATCGTCCTAAGACGCTAGCAGAGCTAGAACAGCTCGTCAAAGGAGCCATTGAATACTTTAATACCAAACGCGCTTACACAAGCAAAAACGGCTTGACCGCGGAACAATTCCGCAATCAAGCCTCCTAAAATTTTTATCTATTTGATCTGTATACTTGACGGGACATAGTGCCGACACACTAAAGGCTACTGGTCTTTTCTTTTTTTGTAAATAAGTAAATTGGTCTACAAAAAAGATTTCCACGACCAGATGAATTATTCATCCAACCTATGAAAATCTTACACTAACATTGAAGAACTCCAAAGCATACCGAGTTTTACAGCTAATGCGACCGATCTTTCATGAAGAGAAACAATTAGCATATTCCAATCATAAGGAAAAACTAGTGCAACGTCGGTTGCACGTGAAGCCTTTGATGGATAAGTTATATACTTATTTAGAAAATATCAGTTTTCCTCAAGGGCGTTTGAAAGCTGCCATTAATAATGCTTTGAAGCTAAGAAAGCGAGTATATCAAATATTTGAAGATGGTCGAGTGCCGTTAACGAATAATCCGGTTGAACAAGCGATTCGTCCATCAACTCTTATTCGAAAGAATAGCTTATTTGCGAAAAGCCCTGCTGGAGCTCAGGCAAATGCCATTTTCTATACTTTGGTGGCAACTGCAAACCAGAACCATTTAAATATCTACAAATACTTTAAGTATCTTTTTGATCACTTACCAAACCGCAAGGACGCAGGACTTGAGGCTTATTTGCCATGGTCAAAAGAAATTCAAGCAGAATGCCATAAATAATAAAAGGATCATGAATTACCATTTTTGGTAGCTCATGATCCCAATTTTTTCAATCCGTACTGTTATTGACTGCTTACTTTTCTTTAAACCACTAATAACTAAGATATCCTTAAAGCTTGAGATGATATCATTTCCATCATCAATTCCAACTTTTAATTCAAATTGCATAAACGGTAAATCTTCTGGAGAAATCTCATCAATGTTATCTGAAGATTCCACAAAATGTTCATTATACCATTCATGTAAATAATTCAAATTAAAATCGTTACATTTAAAAACACCTTTATTACCGCACTTTGTGCTTTGTAATCTGTTTAATAAGCCAATAGCCGTGCTTTTTCCAGCATTATTCTTTCCAACTAACAAAGAAGTACTCTGAGAAATATATTTTTCTGTTAATTTTTCTTTTTCATCATCCTTTTTTCCCTCAATTCCCTGTTCCCAGCTACTATGAGCAAATTCAAAAGTTTCTTCATCATGGAACTTTCGATAATTTCTTATTGATAGGCTCTTCAAATACATCCTTACTCCCCCAATACATAATCACTAAATTCGAACATACGTTCAAAGTATACCACACAAAAAAATGGCGTCCAAGCCGGCCTCAGCACTATTCTTCAATTCCTCCCATAAAATTGAGGATCTCTTATATTCCTACAAACTTCCTGCCTCTTGCTGAATAACTTTGGCTGACAATACGTTACTAAACGATACAGCCTCGTCGATACTCATCCCCTTGTCATACTACCGAAAGCCTCACCAGCCGAATCTGTATAACGATGGTATAAATATTATTTACGTAATTATACAGTACGCTCTAACAATCGATCTAACGCCTCAAACTTTTCAAAATTATCTTCTTGCTGTTTAAAACTATCTTTCAAAAAAGCCATAAGTGAATTATTATTAGGAAACTTTGGATTTAATATGACAGATTTTGCAGCTTTAGTTTTTAACTCACTTAAGGATTCATCATTATCATTAAGTTCACCAGGATACAAGGCAGCAACATCAATAACTGAATTTTCCATATCTTGTGCACGATAAAGATCCTTATATTTTTTATACTTATCATCTTTCAATGGATATGGACTCAAAATTTGATATCTGTATGCATTGAGTTGATCCAGTACTCCCCTATCACCAAAATTATTCATATCTTTTAACCGCCTATATTTCGTATCCAAGATAATTGCATTCTGAAAAACTTTATTTTTGTCATATATTTCTAATCTAATATCAGGTCGATTATGGCTTGAGCTATGCCATAAAGGTTGAAGAAATGTAACTTTATCTTTTTCATCTGGTTTAATTTCATCATCATATTTTATTTTTAAATACATAGGGTACTTATACTATTCATTACTTTTCATCTCAACACACGTTCCTGGTTCTAACGCATGAAAATCAAGGTTATCATTGTTATAGATCCATCCTTTTAACGGAATAAATCCAATTCTATTAAGTGCTTCTATTACTTTAATATATCCCCAAATTTCATACAAAAGATCTGTACGATGCCAATAATATTGATACTGTCTACTAAAATGCGGTTGAAAATTAGAAATATGTTTCAATTTCCAATTTAGTTCCCTAAAGAATATATATCTGTGATCTAAATATGCATTACTTATTCCTTTTTCTTTTTGCACCAACTTAACCTTTTTTAGCCACCCGTCATTCAATAAATAATTTAATTTAGCGACATATTTTTGCAACTTATTAAAATCATTTTTCATGTCCGAACTTAATTGCTCTCTCGGTATTTTACCTATACTTCTTTTTATGTTTGTTGTAGTTTGAAGTATTTCTTGCAGTATTCTTTTTAGTATTCTATTTTCTGATGTATCAACTGTAGCCCGGTAATCCTTAAGATACAGAGAATTCTTCTTTTCCTCCATACTCATCTTCATTATCGATTTATTATCTAAAGCTCTTTTTTTATTTTTTGTCCAGTGATAATATGCCCCCGCTTTGACCCTCGGTGAATTGGCCAAAAAGTATGAATTCAAATTAAATTCCTTATAGCTATCATTTAATATACTTAATGCCTGAATTTCATCAAAAGTCAAAAAAGACGAATAATTTGACAAGTTACCATTAGTATTTGCACAAAAAGAACGTGCAAGACCTTTCACTGTATTCTCTACATCTTGCCTCATGATTTCTAATGAATTTTCTGTAACAAATTTTGGCAATATTTTAAGCCAACTATACTTTATAGTTGATTCTGTGACCAGCTTTAACCTATAAATTCCTGGTAAATATTTACTATCATTTTGTTTATGATTGTATATATAGTACGGTTCTTCACTTGGAACAATATAAGCACCATCATCCTTTTTCATAATGCGCTTATCTAATATTAAATCCAAGCCATCCATATATAGCTTACCATTCATTGGAGCTTGAAATACTAATTTCCACTCAGCATTTTCAAATATTTCTTGATAATTAATATCAAGCTCATTTTCTCTAAAAACGAATTTCTTTTTCTTAGAAAGTCTGTTTATCAAATAAATATTATCTTGCATATCCATTCACAACCAATTCTCGTACCTTCTTTAAAAGTAATTCTCTACTAGACTCAAATGCTGATAAGTCAGCATAAGTATCAAGTATGTCAACAATCTTACCACTTACTTTTTCATTCTTTTCATCATAAGAAATTAAATTCGATAACATAGTATCAGTTCCTCTTAGTTTTGTTAAAATTCTTTCTGATACTTGCCAGTCTAATGCCTTACCTATTTTTTCATAATAGTTCGAAGGCAGTTTATTTAGAAATTTTTCAATAAGTTTCACATTTCTCCAACTAACTCCAACGTTAGGAAGTGCCTGATTAATAGCTTCATGTAAATCCCATAAAAATTCTAATTGTCTTTTGTCTAACTTTATTCCATGAGATGAATAATTTAATAAATCACCTTGAAATTTACGCCAGCTATCTTCTCCTTGTTTCTGCTTTAGCTTTTTCAGCTCCATATTCTCTAGTTTATAAAAGGGGATCGTTCTAAGTTCAATAATATTTGCTCTATCTATTAATTTATCAGAAAGTTCAAAAGTAGATTCATCAATGTTCATAGTTCCAAGAAATCTAACATTTTCAGGAATTAATATCTTAGCATTGGTCCCCTGTCAATAAAATAGACAATTTAAATAGAGACTTTTTTGTCCTATGCCACGACTAAATTTTGAATTTGAGTTTGATACTCATCTTCAAGTTGCTTTGGTGATTTGAATCCACAGTGACTGTGAATTCTAACTGTGTTGTAAAACGTTTCAATGTACTGAAAAACTAGTCGTTTAGCTTCGGAGTATGAATGGATTTTAAACCGATTTATCCATTCACGCTTAATCAAGGCATGAAACGACTCAATGCAGGCATTATCCCAAGGATAAGCTTTCTTTGAATAGCTTAATGTCATGTTAGCTGTAACTTGATTGTAAGCTTCAGACGTAAACTGGCTACCACGATCACTGTGCATGATTAATGGCTTGCTAATATTGCGACTGTGCTTAGTCTTTTCAATAAGTGGGATGACATTCGATACCTCCAAGGTTTCAGATAAGTCCCAACCAATGATCCGTCGGGAGTACAAGTCCATAATACTGGTTAAATAAACGAATCCGTCATGAACTGGAATATAAGTGGTGTCAATGCACCAAACGGCGTTTGGTCGCAATGGATTGAACTGCTCGTCTAAAATATTTATTAGCTGTTTATCAAACTTAGAATTGCGAGTGGTAGTCGTCCAAGGGGTTAGGTAAACGGCGTGAATGCCAAGTTCACGCATATACTTACCAACAGTTCGTTCAGCGATCTTATATCCTTTTGAGCGAAGTTCTTGGGTGATTTTGCCGGCACCGTAAATACAAAGGCTTTTGAGCCAAATTGCTTTAATTTCACCTTGAATAAACTTCTTCCGAAGCTTTCGCGGTGATTGGTGATTATGACGCTTTTCTCGTTGATAGTAACCACTTCTTGAGATTCCAACATAATCACACATACCATTGATGGAAGGGTGGGATTCCAAAGCGTGCTGAACGTCCATTTCTTGGTATACCTTTTCGGTAGTTACTTGCTCAGAATCCCGATTGATTTTTTTAATACTTCGATCGCTCCTTCAGCGTCACGAAGTTGACGCTTTAGTCGTGCAATCTCCTTGTCCTTATCGCTAGCAAAATTACCAGAGCCACGGCCAAACTCCCCAGTCTCAGTAAACAGCTTAATCCATTTATGTAATGTACTAGCCCCAATACCTAGATTCTTACTTATTTCATTCATGGTCATGTGATCCTTGTTATCTAAGTAATACTGAACGGCCTGTTCCTTAAATTCCTTGTCATAACTGTGCTTCGTCATTATTTGATCCTCCAATTTACTTCCTTAATTATACTAAATCAGAGTCTCTATTTAACTTGTATACTTTTTATTCTAGGCCCAAAGAATAGTCAATAAGTTTGACTTGATAGATGTGTGTAATTTGACAATATCATCATCATCTAATAAAAGCTGATATTTAGATGATGCAAGGACTTCGTTAAACTGATCCAAAAACAATAAATCTGGGTCTTGATTTTTGTCTATTTTTTCTGATTCATCTTTTTCCTTAAGTAAAGTTAAACGTGTTGCAAACTTCTCTAAACGATCTGCTCTCAAATATCGAGTAGGTACAAACATAATATTATGCTCAACATAATCACTATCACCATTGTCATAGTAATAATTATCTAACTGACTATCATTATTTAGTTTGCGCAATGTTATTGGATTGTTATTATCTGGTTTTTGATATTGAATACTTCCAATCCCATCCGTACTAATTGCGGTAACATCCTCATATAGAATCCAATTAGACTCTTCATCCTTTGATAGCATAAATGAGCTAATGCTATCTTCCTCAACACTCAGCATGCTTACAGTATGAGAGCGAATTGTTTCGCCAGCTAATAATTTATTTGTTAGTTCTTTAGAATCCGTTCTATTATCTAAATAAATTGGTATTTCTTCGAATGTATCATCAATAGAAAAATCATTATTTTTAATATGTTCCCGTACATCATAAGCATATAAATTATCTAATTCACTATCATCAATTTTGAAAATAAAGATTTTCTTTTCCAAATAATTTCTTAATGTTTCTTTTCTAGTTTCTTCATCATCATAATAATTATCCTGAAAGCCCATTTTTGCTAATTCATTTGGAAAAACATGAATCTGCTCTTCCCGATACTCTTTATCTAGTGAATTCAAAATTTGTAAATTAAACATTACATTACCATTTTTATCTCGCCGTTTGTAAAATTAAGTTAGAAAATAAGTTAGAAAAATAGAAAAGCCATTTGTGGTAGACTTTTGAATACCCCTAAACAAAAGAAAGGAAACCACAAATGACTTACACCCATCTTACCACAAACGAGCTGACAATCATCGCCCATTCTTTCGTGCAAAAGCTTAAAGCGTACCGAGTGGCCCAAATGATCAACCGTTGCGCCGAAACCGTTTATCGCGTTTATCGTTACCTGGAAACCGGTGCCTCAATTGCTGATTATCAAGATCACTATATGCGCAATAAGCAACGTTGTGGCCGAAAACGTACTCAGTTGTCACTGGCTGAACTCACTTATATCAACGACAAAATTGCCCAGGGGTGGACGCCTGATACCATTATTGGGCGCGCTGAGCGCCCAATTAGTTGTAACCGGCGAACTCTTTACCGGATGTTTGAACGTGGCCAGTTCGGCTTCGATGTCCGTTCCTTGCCGATGCGAGGTAAGCGGCACCCGAATGGCTATGTCGAGCGCCGCGGGAAGGCTGGCCAATTGGGGCGAAGTATTCACGAGCGTGCCAAGGACTTTCCGCACTATGCCACTGAATTTGGGCACCTTGAAGCTGATACCGTCCAAGGCAAAAAGCACCAAGGGGCGGTAATGACCCTGACCGAACGCCAATCGAAGGTCGAAATTGTACTCAATGTGCACGAAAAGACGGCTGATGCGATTAACCAACACTTAAGTCAGTGGCTTCGGAAATTCCCGCGGTACTTCTTCAAATCGATTACCTTTGACAACGGAAAAGAATTCGCCGGCTGGCGCGAGATTGCCAATCAATTTGACCTTCACACTTACTTTGCCGAGGTTGGTGCTCCCAATCAACGAGGGCTGAACGAAAACAACAACGGTCTTTTACGCCGGGATGGCTTAACGAAACAGCTAGATTTCCGCAATCTTCCTGATGAATTGGTAACCCAACTGATGAGTAAGCGAAATAACCTGCCCCGTAAATCACTAGGCTATCGAACTCCATATGAAGTATTCATGTCTTACGTCACTGATGAGCAACTATTTTCTTTCTAACTTAAATTGACATTTCGGGTCATATGAAAATATACCAATTCTAAACCAGGAAACTTACGTAAGGTTTGATCATCTAGTATTAGCTTTTCAAACTTGTCAATTCTTACGGTAACTCCATACAGCTTTACCTCCTTCTGGTCATTTCTCAATGAATTACTTTGTTGTAGCAATCCCGCTATATTAACAGGATGATCATCACTATCCGTAGCTTTATAAACCTCAAATTTAACTTTTTGTTTTTTTACAACCAAATTTCTCATATCTCCCTTGTACTCTTTCAATTGTTTTATTAGACAATTAACCTAATATTGCCATACAAAACATGCGTTCAAATTATACCATAAAAAACGGCATCTAAGCGTTTTCTAACACATGTGAACATGACCTATTATTAAAAAAGCCGACCCTAAGGCCGGTTTCAACATATTATCCCTCAACTTCTCCCATAAACTCACTCAATGCAGTCTGCCAACCCATAATCTCAAAGCCAGTATCTTCTGCCTTCTTCAAGCTCATAACTGAATGGCGAGGGCGGTAAGCTTTGGCCGGATATGCTGATGAATCAACAGGAGTGACTTCAACATCTTTATCCTTTAAGATCTCGGTAGCGAATTCGTACCAGGAACAACTATTCTCGTTAGATAGCTGGTAGGTACCGAATGGCTGATTATGATCGACCAAGTAAGTCATAAATTCAGCAAGGGTTCTAGTCCATGTTGGACGGCCAAACTGATCGTTGACGACGGTGAGCTGATCATGATCTTTGG
This region includes:
- a CDS encoding DUF2357 domain-containing protein, encoding MDMQDNIYLINRLSKKKKFVFRENELDINYQEIFENAEWKLVFQAPMNGKLYMDGLDLILDKRIMKKDDGAYIVPSEEPYYIYNHKQNDSKYLPGIYRLKLVTESTIKYSWLKILPKFVTENSLEIMRQDVENTVKGLARSFCANTNGNLSNYSSFLTFDEIQALSILNDSYKEFNLNSYFLANSPRVKAGAYYHWTKNKKRALDNKSIMKMSMEEKKNSLYLKDYRATVDTSENRILKRILQEILQTTTNIKRSIGKIPREQLSSDMKNDFNKLQKYVAKLNYLLNDGWLKKVKLVQKEKGISNAYLDHRYIFFRELNWKLKHISNFQPHFSRQYQYYWHRTDLLYEIWGYIKVIEALNRIGFIPLKGWIYNNDNLDFHALEPGTCVEMKSNE
- a CDS encoding IS3 family transposase — its product is MNRNTQSGGGKGLRYQAIKELNQENGWSISQLCKIADSSRDGYYKWLNRKPSRYHNEQAELLEAIVELEEEHNWTLGYLAMTTQLSFENRLSFTAGLKRITNCMRKHGIRANIRKKKRNRIQRHEEYINDNLLQGQFDRETKNEVWVTDTTEVAYGEHTLHKVRVHVILDLYGRYALSYNISDTETSSAVIETFNRAFTVEPDAQPMVHTDRGSAYCSSMFNDYLASKNCIHSMSHPGHPWENSPIERWWNDFKLIWINKHNRPKTLAELEQLVKGAIEYFNTKRAYTSKNGLTAEQFRNQAS
- a CDS encoding IS30 family transposase gives rise to the protein MTYTHLTTNELTIIAHSFVQKLKAYRVAQMINRCAETVYRVYRYLETGASIADYQDHYMRNKQRCGRKRTQLSLAELTYINDKIAQGWTPDTIIGRAERPISCNRRTLYRMFERGQFGFDVRSLPMRGKRHPNGYVERRGKAGQLGRSIHERAKDFPHYATEFGHLEADTVQGKKHQGAVMTLTERQSKVEIVLNVHEKTADAINQHLSQWLRKFPRYFFKSITFDNGKEFAGWREIANQFDLHTYFAEVGAPNQRGLNENNNGLLRRDGLTKQLDFRNLPDELVTQLMSKRNNLPRKSLGYRTPYEVFMSYVTDEQLFSF
- a CDS encoding IS3 family transposase; this translates as MDVQHALESHPSINGMCDYVGISRSGYYQREKRHNHQSPRKLRKKFIQGEIKAIWLKSLCIYGAGKITQELRSKGYKIAERTVGKYMRELGIHAVYLTPWTTTTRNSKFDKQLINILDEQFNPLRPNAVWCIDTTYIPVHDGFVYLTSIMDLYSRRIIGWDLSETLEVSNVIPLIEKTKHSRNISKPLIMHSDRGSQFTSEAYNQVTANMTLSYSKKAYPWDNACIESFHALIKREWINRFKIHSYSEAKRLVFQYIETFYNTVRIHSHCGFKSPKQLEDEYQTQIQNLVVA
- a CDS encoding IS66 family transposase, whose translation is MKNSKAYRVLQLMRPIFHEEKQLAYSNHKEKLVQRRLHVKPLMDKLYTYLENISFPQGRLKAAINNALKLRKRVYQIFEDGRVPLTNNPVEQAIRPSTLIRKNSLFAKSPAGAQANAIFYTLVATANQNHLNIYKYFKYLFDHLPNRKDAGLEAYLPWSKEIQAECHK
- a CDS encoding transposase, which codes for MTKHSYDKEFKEQAVQYYLDNKDHMTMNEISKNLGIGASTLHKWIKLFTETGEFGRGSGNFASDKDKEIARLKRQLRDAEGAIEVLKKSIGILSK